A single window of Vigna radiata var. radiata cultivar VC1973A chromosome 4, Vradiata_ver6, whole genome shotgun sequence DNA harbors:
- the LOC106758366 gene encoding uncharacterized protein LOC106758366, translating into MEKSMRDLAYQEIGHQLVCTHLPLEQNASGVELKPGFIRLLPTFHGWEHEDPHQHIREFILVCSSMKPYGVDEELVMMKAFPLSLQDTARYWIIYQQQPFGSWQEMQLRFLNRFFSASRVSYFRRQICTIEQGQNESLADVWDTFNQLCLMCPNHQLQDSLLITYFYEGLLQREKMLVDVAAGGSLMNKTPAEARQLLSNMAGCSYQGSLYNKAAVTVSEIGAESKDLRELTQVMSQLVEKVMLLNQEPSKEKMTASKVLDCSENTLNATCDSSADNWEGNWSTVNLQEPQQNYSENEQSAGCTEDDKKSSVRVEANPAEDNGITKYIPPHLRGKSKLGKMQPAQQKEVQLNRTASTSEVMLRSGKELHVSIEKEKNVENEQQPEIIIEPPFPVKFAPAAKKLETDTDLLKIFQKVEINTPMLEAIKQVPKYAKFLKEVCTYKRGLRRPQIKNISTISKSGLPPKHSDPGHFTIPCTIGELTIAKALVDLGASINVMPSSVYKALHLGKLKPTSVIIQLAIEVLQNH; encoded by the coding sequence ATGGAGAAGTCCATGAGAGATCTGGCCTACCAAGAAATAGGTCATCAACTGGTGTGCACTCATTTACCTCTAGAGCAGAATGCTTCTGGAGTTGAGCTTAAGCCTGGGTTCATAAGGTTGTTGCCCACCTTCCATGGATGGGAGCATGAGGACCCTCATCAACATATCAGAGAATTTATTCTGGTATGCTCTTCTATGAAACCATATGGAGTTGATGAAGAACTGGTGATGATGAAGGCTTTTCCCCTGTCCCTGCAAGACACTGCTAGGTATTGGATTATTTACCAGCAGCAGCCTTTTGGAAGTTGGCAAGAGATGCAGCTTAGATTTTTGAATAGATTTTTCTCAGCATCAAGAGTATCGTATTTTAGGAGGCAAATATGCACCATTGAGCAAGGGCAGAATGAAAGTTTGGCTGATGTTTGGGACACATTCAATCAATTATGCCTCATGTGCCCAAATCACCAACTACAGGATTCTCTgctaataacatatttttatgaaGGTCTGCTGCAAAGGGAAAAAATGCTGGTTGATGTGGCTGCTGGAGGGTCCTTAATGAATAAAACTCCAGCTGAAGCAAGACAGCTGTTGAGTAATATGGCTGGATGCTCCTATCAAGGATCTTTGTACAATAAAGCTGCTGTAACTGTATCAGAAATTGGGGCAGAATCCAAGGACTTAAGGGAATTGACTCAAGTGATGTCCCAACTGGTGGAAAAAGTGATGCTGTTGAACCAGGAACCTTCTAAGGAGAAGATGACAGCATCAAAGGTGTTAGACTGCTCTGAGAACACTCTAAATGCAACTTGTGATTCATCAGCCGATAATTGGGAAGGGAATTGGAGCACAGTAAACCTGCAGGAGCCTCAACAAAATTATTCAGAAAATGAACAGTCAGCTGGCTGTACTGAAGATGATAAAAAGAGCAGTGTAAGAGTGGAAGCTAACCCTGCCGAGGACAATGGGATTACCAAGTACATTCCTCCCCACTTGAGAGGAAAGTCTAAGCTGGGGAAGATGCAGCCAGCCCAACAAAAAGAGGTGCAGTTAAATAGGACTGCTAGTACCAGTGAAgtcatgttaagaagtggaaaAGAGTTGCATGTTTCaattgagaaagagaaaaatgttgaGAATGAGCAGCAACCTGAAATAATAATTGAACCACCCTTCCCTGTTAAATTTGCACCTGCAGCAAAAAAGTTGGAAACTGATACTGATTTATTGAAGATTTTTCAGAAAGTTGAAATTAATACGCCTATGCTGGAAGCAATCAAACAGGTGCCTAAATATGCCAAGTTCCTTAAAGAAGTGTGCACATATAAAAGAGGACTGAGGAGGCCACAAATCAAGAACATTTCCACTATTTCCAAGTCGGGATTGCCTCCTAAACATAGTGATCCGGGTCATTTTACCATCCCATGCACCATTGGTGAACTTACCATTGCAAAGGCTTTAGTAGACTTGGGGGCATCTATAAATGTAATGCCCAGTTCTGTTTACAAGGCTCTACACTTGGGAAAATTAAAACCTACTTCTGTTATCATCCAGCTGGCCATAGAAGTACTGCAAAACCATTAG
- the LOC106758367 gene encoding PH, RCC1 and FYVE domains-containing protein 1-like, with protein sequence MADPASYGSLERDIEQTLTALKKGTQLIKYSRKTKPKVRSFKLSLDEKTLIWISHKKERHLKLSSVSHIISGQRTAVFRRYLQPEKNYLSFSLVYNNGERTLDLICKDKDETETWFRGLNTLISSEKLNTSIVREFFYDGVNVIPNGHRFAATLQYAISFAGKKVPFGFDSHESSLNLVSTDVGLERANMQPRTSIGDGFRISVSSTPSVSSSGSGPDDIESLGDVYVWGEVWADGISHDVFVTQPPATTDVLIPKPLESSVVLDVQQIASGMRHIALVTRQGEVFTWGEESGGRLGHGIDKDFSRPHLVEFLAVTNMDFVACGENHTCAVSTSDDLFSWGDGTYNVGLLGHGTDVSHWIPKKVSGPLEGLQVISISCGTWHSALATSNGKLFTFGDGTFGVLGHGNRQSVSYPKEVQLLSGLKTIKVSCGVWHTAAIVEVTFQSGSNVLSRKLFTWGDGDKYRLGHGNKETYLQPTCVSTLIEYNFHQIACGHTMTVALTTSGHVFTMGNTENGQLGNPLADGKVPILVQDKLVGEFVEEISCGSHHVAALTSRSELYTWGKGANGRLGHGDIEDRKSPTLVESLRDRHVKNISCGSNFTSCICIHKWVSGVDQSICTGCRQPFGFTRKRHNCYNCGLVHCHGCSSRKVLKAALAPTPGKPHRVCDSCYNKLKAVEASATANLNRKITATTSAPRSSMDSRERFGTGEIKSSRLILPPITEPVKYHQILTNKLGTNYPSMSPSSQIPTLLQLNEITFSNSMNSSQNVMKSALSPNPPPISPARPSSPHTRRSSSPRSRTGFSRSLIESLNKSNELLNQQVSTLQNQLRSLKQKQVMEIAKLQKNVREATSLTLEESSKHKTTKEFFKSTVDQLKEMVEKLPPEASDSENWKTILTGAEDFLRVNSESEMPSISPSDNSLQQNAPNKLDSNDSSSKLQDENSETEGVESSSRDEGNVLQESNNSYLSNNEASMSLQNSLREPSRSMREGETQVIEQFEPGVYVTLIVKPNGIRTFKRVRFSKRRFHEHQAEEWWNKNKDRVLRKYSTLAATKADGSASSNTLPPPAEENMEAMSS encoded by the exons ATGGCAGATCCTGCTAGTTATGGGAGTCTTGAACGTGATATTGAACAA ACACTCACTGCTTTAAAGAAAGGAACTCAATTGATAAAGTACAGTCGAAAAACGAAGCCGAAAGTTCGTTCATTCAAACTTTCTCTG GATGAGAAAACGTTGATTTGGATTTCTCATAAGAAGGAAAGGCATTTGAAATTATCTTCAGTTTCACATATTATCTCTGGACAAAGAACT GCTGTTTTTAGAAGATATTTGCAACCAGAAAagaattatctttcattttctcttgtTTATAATAATGGGGAGCGAACACTTGATTTG ATATGCAAGGACAAAGATGAGACAGAGACATGGTTTAGAGGCCTTAATACATTAATTTCTTCGGAAAAGTTAAATACGAGCATTGTAAGGGAATTTTTTTAC GATGGTGTTAATGTCATCCCAAATGGTCATCGTTTTGCTGCAACACTACAATATGCTATAAGCTTTGCTGGTAAAAAGGTCCCTTTTGGTTTTGATAGTCATGAGTCTTCATTGAATTTGGTAAGTACAGATGTGGGGTTAGAGCGTGCTAATATGCAACCAAGAACAAGTATTGGAGATGGTTTTCGTATCAGTGTGTCAAGTACACCTAGTGTTTCAAGTTCAGGATCAGGACCAGATGACATAGAATCACTAGGTGATGTTTATGTATGGGGAGAGGTTTGGGCAGATGGGATTTCACATGATGTTTTTGTTACTCAACCCCCTGCTACAACAGATGTATTGATTCCCAAACCATTGGAGTCAAGTGTTGTTCTTGATGTTCAACAGATTGCATCTGGAATGCGACACATTGCTTTAGTAACAAGACAAGGAGAGGTTTTTACATGGGGAGAAGAATCTGGGGGGAGACTTGGTCATGGAATTGATAAAGATTTTAGTCGTCCTCATCTTGTTGAGTTTTTGGCAGTTACCAACATGGATTTTGTTGCTTGTGGAGAGAATCATACATGCGCCGTGTCTACTTCTGATGATCTTTTCTCATGGGGTGATGGTACTTATAATGTTGGACTTCTTGGACATGGAACTGATGTCAGCCATTGGATACCAAAGAAGGTTAGTGGTCCTCTGGAAGGGCTTCAAGTTATATCTATATCATGTGGCACATGGCATTCAGCATTAGCAACTTCTAATGGAAAACTCTTTACCTTTGGTGATGGAACATTTGGTGTATTGGGTCATGGAAATAGACAAAGTGTATCATATCCAAAAGAGGTGCAATTGCTAAGTGGATTGAAAACTATCAAGGTTTCATGTGGAGTATGGCATACTGCAGCCATTGTAGAGGTTACTTTTCAATCTGGTTCAAATGTTTTATCCAGAAAGCTTTTCACTTGGGGAGATGGTGACAAATACCGTTTGGGACATGGAAATAAGGAAACATACCTTCAACCAACTTGTGTCTCTACACTTATTGAATACAACTTTCATCAAATAGCTTGTGGGCACACTATGACTGTTGCCCTCACTACATCTGGTCATGTCTTCACCATGGGAAACACTGAAAATGGTCAATTGGGAAATCCTTTAGCTGATGGAAAAGTACCTATCCTAGTACAAGATAAGTTAGTGGGTGAATTTGTTGAGGAAATATCATGTGGGTCACATCATGTTGCAGCCTTAACATCAAGAAGTGAACTGTATACATGGGGTAAAGGTGCTAATGGAAGACTAGGACATGGAGACATAGAAGATAGAAAGTCTCCAACATTGGTGGAATCCTTGAGAGATAGACATGTGAAGAATATTTCATGTGGCTCAAACTTTACATCTTGCATATGCATTCATAAATGGGTGTCTGGAGTTGACCAATCTATTTGCACTGGTTGTAGACAACCATTTGGATTCACTAGAAAGAGacataattgttataattgtgGATTAGTGCATTGTCATGGCTGCAGTTCAAGAAAAGTACTAAAAGCAGCCTTGGCTCCAACACCAGGAAAACCACATCGTGTGTGTGACTCTTGTTATAATAAACTCAAAGCTGTTGAAGCATCTGCTACTGCAAATCTCAATAGAAAAATTACTGCTACTACTTCTGCACCTCGCTCTTCCATGGATTCCAGGGAAAGATTTGGCACTGGAGAAATTAAGTCTTCAAGACTCATTTTGCCTCCAATCACAGAACCAgtaaaatatcatcaaatattGACTAATAAGCTGGGAACCAATTATCCTTCCATGTCTCCATCTTCCCAAATTCCAACACTTCTACAATTGAATGAGAttacattttcaaattcaatgaATTCCTCTCAAAACGTTATGAAGTCTGCTTTATCTCCTAATCCGCCACCAATTTCACCTGCAAGACCATCGTCTCCTCATACAAGAAGGTCAAGCTCACCACGTTCTCGAACAGGATTTTCTAGAAGTCTCATTGAAAGTTTGAACAAGTCAAATGAACTTCTAAATCAACAAGTTTCAACGCTGCAAAACCAG TTACGAAGTTTGAAGCAAAAACAAGTCATGGAAATTGCAAAGCTTCAGAAAAATGTTAGGGAAGCTACTTCCTTAACCCTAGAGGAATCTTCTAAACATAAAACTACGAAAGAGTTTTTTAAGTCTACTGTAGATCag TTGAAGGAAATGGTGGAGAAGTTGCCACCAGAAGCTTCAGATAGTGAAAATTGGAAAACCATACTTACTGGAGCTGAAGATTTTCTGAGAGTTAATTCAGAATCTGAAATGCCCTCCATATCCCCAAGTGACAATTCTCTACAACAAAATGCTCCTAATAAACTTGACTCAAATGATAGTTCTTCTAAATTGCAAGACGAAAATAGTGAAACTGAAGGAGTTGAATCGTCATCACGAGATGAAGGAAATGTTCTTCAAGAAAGTAATAACtcatatttatcaaataatgaAGCATCAATGTCTTTACAAAACTCTCTAAGAGAACCTTCAAGATCAATGAGAGAAGGAGAAACACAAGTCATTGAACAGTTTGAACCTGGTGTATATGTAACATTAATAGTAAAGCCTAATGGTATCAGGACTTTCAAACGAGTTAGATTCAG TAAACGAAGGTTCCATGAACATCAAGCAGAAGAATGGtggaataaaaacaaagatagGGTGCTTAGGAAATATAGTACTTTAGCAGCTACAAAAGCTGATGGTTCTGCGTCATCTAACACGCTACCACCACCTGCAGAAGAAAATATGGAGGCAATGTCTTCTTGA